The stretch of DNA GCCAGTATTTCAGTCGGTAGCCAAAAGGTTGATTCAGGACAAAAAGAAGTGACCGGCCTGGATGATTTACCTCCACCACCACCAGAAGTTAACGTTGTACTTTAACGGAATTAAAATTAAGGAGAAGTTATGGCTGTTAGTTTAAGCAAAGGACAAGGCGTTAGTTTAAAGAAGAATGAGTTCGATTTATCTTCAGTAACCATTGGTTTAGGCTGGGATATCAACGAAGAGAAAAAAGGCTTCTTTGGTAGTCTGATGGGTAAAAAAAGCGAAGATTACGATTTAGATGTTGCTGCCTTCTTATGTGATGAGAATGGCAAAGTCAGAGATCTGGGTAACGAAACCAATGGCCGCCCGACATTAATTAATGGCGACATTGTTTTCTTTAACAGCCAGAAACATAAATCAGGCCAAATCTGGTTAACCGGCGATAACCGTACCGGTGAAGGCGACGGTGATGATGAGCAAATCATTGCTAAATTAAATACCCTGAGCCCGGAATACGCCAAAATTGTATTTATTGTACAGATCTACAAAGGTCAGGAGTTAAAGCAAAACTTTGGCAAAGTGAAGAACGCCTATATTCGCGCAGTTGATGCCAAAAATGTCGAAATGGCGCGTTTCAACCTGTCCGGTGGTGCTGAATATGCCAACCAGTGTTCACTGCTGTTTGCTGAATTAGTCAGAGAAGACAGCGGTTGGAAGCTTAACGCTATCGGTGAACCATCACCTTCAGACAGCTTTGTATCATATCTGAAGGACTACGTTTAATGAGAAGGCTACCCGTCTATATTTTGCTGGATACATCGGGCTCAATGCGTGGGGAGCCTATTCATTCAGTCAATGTTGGCATTCAGGCCATGCTCAATGCGCTTAAGCAAGATCCTTATGCATTAGAAAGCGTGCATATTTCGATTATCACCTTTGATAACGAAGCCAGAGAGCATATCCCACTGACCGCACTGGAAAACTTCCAGTTTACTGACATTGAAGTACCCAGTGCCGGTGGAACCTTTATGGGTGCGGGTCTTGAATTACTGATTGAACTGGTAGACCGCGACGTTAAGCGTTCAACCGAAGATCAAAAAGGTGACTGGCGACCGCTGGTATTCCTGATGACCGACGGTAGTCCATCGGATGCTTATGCCTATACTCAGGCAATTGGCGAAATCAAGAAACGTCCTTTTGGTTCAATTATCGCCTGTGCCGCAGGACCTAAAGCCAAACATGAGTATCTGACCCAGCTAACCGATCAAGTGGTTTCTCTCGATACATTAGATTCCACTGCCTTTTCCAGCTTCTTCAAATGGGTATCGGCAAGCGTTTCCATTGGTAGCAGTAGTGCAGGGATTGCAGACACACAAAGTACCCTCCCTCCTCCTCCTCCGGAAATTCAACTGGTTCTGTAAAATCCGAATGGCAAAGCTCAGATATGCTTTGCCATTCTTATTTACGCTCATCTGGCTGAACCTATAACGTTTGGTACTAACGGCTATTTTTACCTAAAGGTCATTTCAATCACAGATGATGGCCTTCAAGTAAAAATAGAACTCAAATTGACATAAAGGATTTAGGTTATGAGAAGACTTCCCATTTTTTTCGTTCTCGATTGCTCCGAATCGATGATTGGAGAAAATCTGAAAAAGCTCAATGATGGTCTGCAAATGATCATTAGCGATCTAAAACGAGATCCCCACGCGCTGGAAACGGTTTATATCTCCGTTATCGCCTTTGCCGGTATAGCTAAAACCATTGCACCATTGGTTGAGGTGGTTTCATTTTATCCACCAAGATTACCTCTTGGCGGTGGAACCTCCCTTGGTGGTGCGCTTGATGAACTGGCCTATCAAATCGACCGCAATGTAATAAAAACTACCGCCGACCGCAAAGGGGACTGGAAACCTATTGTTTATTTACTGACTGATGGTCGCCCTACGGATAATTACACCGACACGGTTAAACGCTGGAAAGAACAGTACTCGAAAAAAGCCAACCTGATTGCTATTGGCCTTGGCCAGTCTGCGGACCTCAACATACTACGTCAGTTAACCGATAACGTATTGCTATTTGAAGATACCCAAGAGGGTGACTTCACTAAATTTGTAAAATGGATCACCGCCTCGGTGGTAGCCCACAGCCGTAGCGTTGGTGAAGAGCCGCCTCCACTATTGTCTAAAACCGATGAAATTGTGCGTTTAGCCAAAGATGAAGTGGCACGCGCTTATGATGATTCATGTGTAACGCTGGTGGGTCGTTGTAATAAAACAGAACGTCCATATCTGATCAAATATGAGCGTCCTAACGTTAATACCTCATCACTTAATTTTAAGCTAAATCTTAATCGCTTTAACTTAACCGGCTGCTTCCCCATTGATGAAGATTACTTCTCGTGGAGCGATAACTCAGTATCGACTCTGCAAGTTAACACCTCAGAACTGGAAGGCGTACCTGGTTGCCCACACTGTGGTAACTCAACGGCTTTTGCCGTTTGCGGTTGTGGAAAGTTAATCTGCGTTAATGGCCCGGAAGTGGTCAATTGCCCGTGGTGCAAACAGACCATTAAGTTTAACGATCACGGTAGCGACCATGATTTTGACGTAAACAGAGGGAAAGGCTAAATGACAAATAATACGCGAGCGCTGCTGACTGCTGGACTAAGCAATGTAACGCCACGTTTATCTGAACTCGAACTCAGCCATCTGGAAAAACAGGCTGAGATTCAGCACATACTCAGTCGCTTCAGTCAGGAGCTGAATGAAAAAGTTCAGCAACTTAATGCACCACCGCCCCTGTCTCCAGAGTCAATTGATCAAGCTGAACCCGTTTCGAAAACCACGTCAGTGGATGAAATAATGCCAGCGGCAACAGAGAGTGATATCACTGCAGATAATAATCCTCCTACCACATTCGCTCAAAATGACAACGAAGCGCCACTGGAAATCGCTCTGGTTGCTGAAGACATTATCATCTGCATTAATTCAGAGGCTAACACAGCAGCAGAAATGAGCGAGCCACCTCCCACCGAGGTCGCGGTACCAATTTCACCACTGAGACCGGGGCAGGTTCCCGTTCAGTCTGCTGTTCCGGCCACAGCACCTAAAGAGGCATCAATGCCAAAAGTTAATTTTGCCTTCGCCAATGCCAGAGTGGGTACTGCCTATCTCTCCAGAATTGACGCCAGCAGCCATTACGGTGAACCAGTGACTGTCCAGGAAATTAAGTTTAGCCATGATATTGGCATTAGCTTTAATCCTGAAACTCAGGAGTTATACGGTACACCAAGCATTGATGGTGATTATCAGCTGTTTATCAAATGGACTATCGATGGGAAATCATCCCACACCTCAGAAGCATTAATGATTGTTAATCCCGATCCACGCAGCCTGTGGAAAATCATCGAGCCACCGGCAGACGATAAGTATTTTAAATCCAACACTGATCATCAAATGATCGATCAGGATGGGGTTAAAATTGCCGCCGCCAGCCGTCGCGGTCGTTCTCATGAACATGTTGGTTCATTCAGAGACGATGACTTTTTTATCTCTCATGATAGCGAAACCGACTGGAGCATTATGATCGTCGCCGATGGTGCCGGTAGTGCTCAAAACTCGCGACGTGGTTCACAGCTGGCCTCACAGACGGCGGGAAGCTATCTGAGTAAGCAAATGCAGGGCGAACTGGGGCAAAAGTTGAAATCCCTGATTCAAGACTGGCAGCCTGAGTCACAAAAACAGATCGGTCCCCTGTTCTCTGACCTATACAGAAATGCAGCTAAACTGGCGGTGAATGCCATCGAAAGCGAAGCTATCGATATGGCCCAGACCACCAAGTCTTACTCCACCACGCTGCTGGCAACGGTGTCTATTCGTATCAATGATGAACTGTTTGCTGCGGCATTCTGGATGGGCGATGGCGCTATTGCTGCTTACGGCCCGGTTGGAAAAGTGCGTTTACTGGGAATGCCGGACAGCGGCGAATACGCCGGTCAGACTCGTTTTCTGGATAACGATGCAATTAATGACAGCAGCTTTAATAACCGCATTATGATTGGAAAATGGACTGAAATTACCCATCTGATACTGATGACCGATGGCGTATCTGATCCCTATTTTGAAACGGATAACGGACTGATCTCCAGCGATAAGTGGGATCTTCTGGTTAATGAAATTCTACCTTGCCTTCAATCTGACCAAGCCGCAGAGAAACTCACAGAGTGGTTAAATTTCTTCTCGCCGGGTAATCATGACGATCGCACCATAGCTGTTAGCTGGTAATGCAGAAAGGATAAGTTTACATGGCAAATATCATTACTTGTAAAACTGTAGACGGTAAAACCGTACAGTATGTCGACAACATCATTGGCTCCGGCGCCATGAAAGATGTCTATTTTTCTCCTGATAAGTCCTATGTTGTAGCTTTCTACAAAACCCAGCAAGATGCACAGGCTGTCGATCGTATTCAGATGATTACCGGCAGATTTAAACAAAGCATCTTTGAGCAAGTTGGTGGAGAGTACTGGAAAGACTTATTCTGCTGGCCAACCGATATGATTGAACATAATGGCAAGTTGGGAATTGTCGTTCCGACTTATCAAAGCCATTTCTTTTTCAAATATGGTTCAAAAAATGACGATTTTCTTGCCATTAAGGGAAGAGAGAAAGAAGGTAAATGGTTCGCCAGCGCTAACAACCAGAACAAATTCCTCGATCCCCGTGAACGAGGTAATACCCTGAATTATTTGAAGGTCTGTATTCTTCTGGCACGAGCAGTACGCCGAATGCACGCTGCCGGGCTATGCCACAGCGATCTTAGCTACAAAAATGTGCTGATTGACCCGGAACAGGGTCATGCCTGCGTCATCGATATTGATGGTCTGGTAGTTCCCGGTAAATATCCACCTGACGTGGTGGGTACACCTGACTTTATCGCACCTGAAGTGGTGAAGACCAGTCACCTGCCAAAGGAAGACAAAAACCGCTTCCTGCCGAGTATTTTGACTGACCGTCATGCCCTGTCAGTGCTGATCTATATGTATCTGTTTTATCGGCATCCGCTGCGCGGCGGCAAAATTCATGACATTGACGATGAACTGCGTGATGAATCCCTTTCCATGGGTGAAAAAGCGCTGTTCATTGAAAACCCAACTGACCGCAGCAATGCGGTAAAAATGAATCAGGTTAAGGCTTCTTCACTGCCCTGGGCTGATACCAATAAACTGCCTTACACCCTGATGGGACCTTATCTGTCAGCGCTGTTTGAGAAGGCATTTATTACCGGCCTGCATGAACCATCGAAAAGACCAACTGCAGATGAATGGGAAACCGCACTGGTTAAAACCGTTGACCTGATTCAGCCATGCCAGAACCAAGCCTGTGAGCAGAAATGGTATGTTTTCTCCGGAAAGACCCAACCCTGTTGCCCCTATTGCGGAACGCCATACAAAGGTAAGTTACCGATTTTGAATCTGTATTCATCTCGTAAAGAGGGCTCGTTCCGACCTGATGATCATCGCCTGATGGTATGGACCGGACAGTCAATTTATCAGTGGCACGTCAATCGTCTGATTGCACCGAATGAACGTACCACCGCAGAACAGAAGAAGCGGGTTGGTTACTTTCAGTTCCATAACAATCAATGGTGGCTGGTGAATGAAGGCATTAAAGAGCTATTGGTTCTGCCGGACAAACGCCAAATTGCTATTGGCGACAAGCTGGAACTCACCGATGGACTTCAGTTTGTGCTGTCAACGGAAGAAGGTGGCAGACTGGTAGTGGTTCAAATGGTAGATAATTAATCTACCTGTTCATTAAGCATGAAAAAGCCGCGAACTATTCGCGGCTTTTTTGATAACTTTTAATCAAAAAACGATTAAATGTTTACACCGTACTGGATAGCTAATGCAGCCAGACCACCGGCAAAGCCTTGTCCGATTGCCTTGAATTTCCACTCTGCACCGTGCTTATACAATTCACCAAAGATCATTGCAGTTTCCGTTGAGGCGTCTTCACTCAGGTCAAAACGTGCAATTTCCTGGCTATTGTCGTTATTCACAACGCGCATATAAGCCGAACTAACCATACCAAAGTTTTGCTTCAGTTTTTCAGCTTCGTGGATGGTTACAGAGAAAACCAGCTTCTTCACATCTTCAGGAACTTTATCCAGTGTGATCAGCACTTTCTCATCATCACCATCGCCTTCACCGGTACGGTTATCACCCTGGTGAACCACTGAACCACATGGGCTGGTTTTGTTATTAAAGAAAATGAATCCGGAATCGCTGATCACTTTACCCGCTTCGTTAACCATGAATACAGATGCATCCAGATCGAAGTCTGCACCATCAGTAACACGAGTATCCCAACCTAAGCCAATCATTGCTTTAGTCATTGTAGGTGCTTCTTTAGTTAAAGAAACATTACCGCCTTTGCTTAATGATACTGCCATAGTATTAATTCCTGTTAATTGAGTAAGATGTTACAAAGAGGACACTCAAAGAGTGCCCAATATTTTTGTTAGCCAACCTGAATACCATATTGGGTAGCCATTGCTGCCAGACCACCGGCATAACCCTGACCTACCGCTCTAAACTTAAACTCGCCGTTATGACGATACAGCTCACCGAACACCATGGCCGTTTCGGTTGAAGCATCTTCGCTCAGGTCGTAACGTGCAATTTCAATATTGGTTAGCTCATTCACAACACGAATAAATGCGTTAGCTACCTGACCAAAATTTTGGCGGCGAGATTCTGCATCATGAATGGTTACGGTAAACACTACTTTTTCCACATCAGCAGGGATACTTGCCAAATTAATTTTCAATGATTCGTCATCACCATCGCCATCACCGGTACGGTTATCGCCAGTATGTTCAACAGAACCACAGTTAGATTTCAGGTTGTTATAGAAAATAAAATCATTATCACCACGAACTTTACCGTTCGCAGACAGCAAAAACGCGGAAGCATCCAGATCAAAATCTGCGCCATCGGTAGAACGGTCATCCCATCCTAAACCAATAAGTACACGAGTCATTTGAGGATCGGCTTTGCTTAACGATACGTTTCCGCCTTTTGATAAACTAACACCCATTACTTACTCCTTTAATAATTTAGCGTTTGTAAATTAAGATACTGACTCTGAATCATTTTCTTCTTTTTCAGGCCAAATCAGACTCGCCAACACGCCAAGAGCTAACATTCCCAGCACGATAAACAGACTGGTTGTTGGATCAATGGTGTATCCGTGTCCAAATAAGTGCGCCGATGCGTTTAATGCCAGTTTTGCCGCAATGAAGAATAACAACGCAATAATTGCTTTTTCCAGGTGCACTAAATATTGCTTCATCGCTTCCAGAACGAAATACAGAGTACGCAAGCCTAAAATCGCAAACATCATAGCGCTATATACAATCAGAGGCTCCCGGCTAACGGCAATAACCGCAGGCACCGAGTCAAACGCAAACATCACATCACTTAATTCAATCACCACCACGCATAAAAATAGCGGTGTTGCATAGAACATGCCTTTGCCAATCTTACCCACTAAATCTGAGTTTTCTGGCTTGGCCAGCTCGGTATCAAGCTCTTTCTGATTAAGTAAAAAGCGATTACCGGCCAGTTTTGGATAAGAAGGAAACAGTTTCTTGGCAAAACGATAGGCGAAGTGCGATGAATAATCTTCAATCTCATCGTCATCACCACCGCTGCGTAGCATCATTACCCCGGTAAAGGCGACGATAATCGCAAACAGGATTTCGACCCAAGGGCCCAGTACCAACAGACCGGTACCAATAACCACGAAAATAGCTCTGAAGACGATCGCCCCAATAATTCCCCAATACAGCAGGCGGTGGCGATAAACATCCGGTACAGCAAACCATGAGAAGATAGCCATCATCACAAACAGGTTATCAACGGAGAGCGCCTTCTCTAACACATATCCTGTGATATAGAGGCTGGCAACGTTTTCGCCATGATGAACATATAAATAACCACCAAATACCAATGCCGTTGCAACCCAAAAGAGCGACCATAGTACCGCGCTTTTCAGGCTGATTACGGTATCTTTGCGGTGTGCATATAAATCAATAATGATTGCGGCCAGAGCAATACCAATAAAGACCAGAACTGTCTCAATAGGGAACCCTAATGAAGTTGTTTCCATTCTAATTACTTACCTTCCAATTTAAGGGTTACAGACCAAAATCTTGCGGATCAAGGTTCAGTTCTTTTGCCATTTGTCGAACCACTTTCTGTTCAGATTCGTCGAAATTACCATCACTGGCACCAACAGCAATACAAACTCGAATCATTAAACGAGCCGCATCAACGTTAGTACGCAGTTTGCCTACTGTTTTTAATGCTTCAGCTTCACCAATCGCGTGGTCAAACTCAAAGCTGGAAACTGTTTTATTGAAAAAGGCAATAACATCAGCCATATCAAAAACTTTTAACTCATCCGAGTTTTTGATAAAGGTTGCCATTTTCTGTTTTTCTTCACTGCTTACCGTACCATCCGCAGCAGCAACTAAAGCACAACCTGCTACGGTTGCTTCCATAAAAGCACGGTTTTTAAATTTACCGATCTCTTTAGTCAGCGTCTCTTTACCAGACTGAATCACTGCCTTTAATTTGTCTAACATGTTTTTATCTCCATCATTTTGAACCAGCAGCCCAGCGAAAGCCCCAACGGAAGGCATTATCCATATCCTTATGTCCGCTGAAATATTGGTTAATACGTTCAATGTTGATAGACCCGTTATGGTTAACCAAGCGAGCTATCGCACACATACCATTTCTGTTCTGGCCTTCCGTTAAACGCGTTTCGATTGGTCCCTGACCCGGCATATGTATGGTAACCACACCATCCGTTTGAGCCCAGTTAGGTACCCCTTTATAAATAAAGGCAAACACCAGAACTTCATCTATATTCTTCCATTGTGAACCGTTGATATGTAGCCATTCACCATCGGTGACAGCCCCGGTTCGATCGTCCCCTTGTAGTTCAACATAAGGGTCCGAATCAAAATAACCAAAGGAATTCCCTAATGCCTGTATTACCCACTTATCATCATCTTTCAGACGAACAAAAGCACCTAAATCTAAATCAATAGCCTTATTGGCACCCAGCAGGTTATTCAAAAAGCCTTTACTTTCCGTTTTCTGATTCCAGTTTAAATTAACCCGAATCAGTCCAAAATCATCTTTCTTACTGAGACTAACCCGAGGGCTTTCTTTGGTTAATGAGATTTTACTTAAGTTTACACTCGACTGCCCCGTGGATGCGGCAGGAGAAGGCGCAGGAGCAGGAGCAGGTGGTGGCGATGGCGGAGCGACAGGTGCTTCATCAGCATTGACTTCAACACCAAAGTGCTCTGCCAGCGGCTTTAAGCCACCGTTGAATCCCTGATCGATAAAGCGGAACTTCCATTCATCATTACGGCGATATAACTCACCCAGAATTAACGCAGCTTCCGCACGACCGGACATTCCCACGTTAGCAACAATCATCACTTCATTATTGCATTCAACCTGAATCGCCAGCTTACTCAGTGCCTGGATAGTGTCGTTATTATCGCAGGTAAGAGCAAAGGTAATTTTCTTAACCGACGCTTTAACCTTAGGTAAATTCACTTCAAAAATGGAGGTTTGTCCTTCCTCTAACAAACTCACGCTGCCATCATCATTGGTTTTCTGACCGTAGAACACCATATCAGTATCGCCAGATACTTTATCGTTGTCATACAACCGATAAGCAGAAACATCCGCTGCTTTACCAGAGATGATTTTGACTTTTAAAATCGATGATGGGACGGAGGTATTGCCTCCTGCAACTAATTCTTTCACTGAGAAAGCTCCCGTTTAATTTGTGGAATCATATCCTTGACTGTCCGGCCGTTAATCGCAATACCGTGCGCTTTAAACGTCCAGTCACCATGGTTACGGCTAAGCGAGGCAATAAATACCCCAGTATGACCACCCTGCTCCGTCAGGTTATAACGAACTAACTCTTTCTTGTTGGAATCCACCACCCGGCAGAAAGCATTGGCGACCTGGTTAAAAGTCTGACCTCTGAAACTGTTTACGGTAAAAGCCAAAGTACTCACGTTAGCCGGAAGCTGTTTCAGATCAACGGTGATGACTTCATCGTCGCCATCCCCTTCACCGGTCAGGTTATCACCGTGATGAATCACCGAGCGACATTTCGACTTAAGGCGCATAAACCAGACATTCTCAATTAACTGGTTATTAGCATCAAGCAAAATGCAGGACGCATCTAAATCAATACTGCCACCACCGCCCAGTAGCTTACCAAAGAAGCCTCCACCGGAGCCTGATGATACAGGATCCCAACCTAGTCCGATGTCGACTTTAGATAATGCAGAGGACATTTTAGTTAGCGACACTGACTGGTGTTTAGTTAAAGAAACTTTACCCGACGGCCCGGCAACCGGTGCAGAGGCTGGAGCTGGAGTTGATACTGGCGCTGGGGCTGCTGGAGCAGGAGTAGAAACGGCTGGCTCATCATCTGCCACTTCAATACCAAAATGTTCAGCCAATGGCTTCAAACCACCATTAAAACCTTGGGAGATAAACCGGAATTTCCATTCATCATTACGGCGGTACAGCTCACCTAAAATAAGTGCGGCTTCACTACGCCCGGCCAGTTCTGAGTTAGCGGCAATCAAACACTCACCGGCAGATTCAACCTGAATAGCCAGTTTTCCCAGCGATTGAATCGTCTCGTTTTTATCACAGGTCAGAGCAAAAGCGACTTTTTTAACCGCCGCTCGCATTTTGGACAGATTAACTTCAAAAACGGAGGTCAGGCCTTCTTCTATCAAGTTGATGCTAAGGTCATCATTAGTTTTTTGCCCGTAAAACACCATATCTGAATCACCAGATACTTTATCGTTATCATACAAACTATAGGCTGAAATATCGGCAGCTTTACCAGAGATTATCTTGATTCTTAAAGTGGAGGATGGAACCGAGGCGTTGCCTCCTGCAATGAGTTCTTTCACTAAATAACACTCCAATGTCATTGAACCAGCGATAACCAGCTGATTATCACTATATTGAATACTATAACTTACTGTTTGGTATTAATTAAAATACATATCGTTAAATGCGTACTGTTTCTGATACTGCAACGCTTAACCTGATGCTTTCAAATTTGTCGATAATAATAAAATTCTAACCATTGAGAAGAAAATCGACACTAAACCATCATAATGTTGCATTATCTTATTAGTATCTGCCGAAAAAATGTCAACTTTAATTCCACCCACTCATCATTTTACTAGCCTAATATATCTTTTTTATGAAAGCGAGTAGGTTTTTATCGGACTTTTAACCAGAAAATAACTTACTTGTAGAATAATTTCACAACAAACTAATTAACAGATTAAACAATTGCCTTTGAAAAACCATAACTTAATAAATTAAAAAGAGATTTTAATAAAATAATTTCGACATCTTTCCAAAAAAACAAAATTTTATCTATCAAAATGACGCTTTAATTAAGATATAATTTTACTTATTGAGGCTAATACTCTTCGACTGATAAAATGTTGATAAATTCACTCCAATGTACAAAAATACTCTTTTCAATTAAAAGCGCCTGTGTAGTAAAAGTTTTATCTATCGATATCACAACATAATGTAAGATAACCACTGTTTTATCTACAAACGCAATCATATAAATTCAGGCTGGTGCGATTAAGGAAGCGTTTCATGCTGCTATTTACCGAAGGATTATCGTCACAAAGAGAAATCATTGCTGAGATAAAAACCCTTTTTCCGTCTCTGTTTGTTGTGTCCACACACTCTCAAGAGCGTCCCGAAATTCATGAGTTCTCTGATAGCACTGAAGCTGAACCTAAAAATGCCGATCTCCGCCTGGCATTTTTACGCGATATCATTAGCAAATATGGCATAAAGCTGATTCATGCAGGCAAGCATACATTATGGTATGAAGCACATCGTAATAGCATTGAATCGTTAGGTGTTACGCTGGTAACCGGCGTTTCTGATGTTGAGATGTTTGAAATTGCTGACAGCAAAATTCGTTTTGCTCAGTTGATGAAGCAGCACCGGCTTCCGGTTGTGCCTTCAATAGAAATTACCGATGCGGATCAGTTAGAAGCTGAACTCAAATCTCGTCCTTTTGGTAACGATGCCCTGTATTGCGTTAAGCCGGTAAAAGGCATTTACGGTATGGGCTTCTGGAAGCTTGCTGATGATATTCCTGCCGCCAGATGCTTTTACGACACTGATTCGCGCATGGTAAACACCAAGGTATTTTTGCATGCGATGAAACAATCCAATGACTTTAAACCATTAGTATTAATGCCTTATTTAGATGGTCCTGAACGCTCGGTTGATATGGTTGTCAAACAGGGAGTGGTTATTAAGGCTGTGGCCAGAGTTAAAAATGGCTCTTACCAAACCTTTGAAGAATCAGGACCGGCTATCGATCTGGC from Limnobaculum xujianqingii encodes:
- a CDS encoding TerC/Alx family metal homeostasis membrane protein produces the protein METTSLGFPIETVLVFIGIALAAIIIDLYAHRKDTVISLKSAVLWSLFWVATALVFGGYLYVHHGENVASLYITGYVLEKALSVDNLFVMMAIFSWFAVPDVYRHRLLYWGIIGAIVFRAIFVVIGTGLLVLGPWVEILFAIIVAFTGVMMLRSGGDDDEIEDYSSHFAYRFAKKLFPSYPKLAGNRFLLNQKELDTELAKPENSDLVGKIGKGMFYATPLFLCVVVIELSDVMFAFDSVPAVIAVSREPLIVYSAMMFAILGLRTLYFVLEAMKQYLVHLEKAIIALLFFIAAKLALNASAHLFGHGYTIDPTTSLFIVLGMLALGVLASLIWPEKEENDSESVS
- a CDS encoding TerY-C metal binding domain-containing protein encodes the protein MRRLPIFFVLDCSESMIGENLKKLNDGLQMIISDLKRDPHALETVYISVIAFAGIAKTIAPLVEVVSFYPPRLPLGGGTSLGGALDELAYQIDRNVIKTTADRKGDWKPIVYLLTDGRPTDNYTDTVKRWKEQYSKKANLIAIGLGQSADLNILRQLTDNVLLFEDTQEGDFTKFVKWITASVVAHSRSVGEEPPPLLSKTDEIVRLAKDEVARAYDDSCVTLVGRCNKTERPYLIKYERPNVNTSSLNFKLNLNRFNLTGCFPIDEDYFSWSDNSVSTLQVNTSELEGVPGCPHCGNSTAFAVCGCGKLICVNGPEVVNCPWCKQTIKFNDHGSDHDFDVNRGKG
- a CDS encoding vWA domain-containing protein, giving the protein MRRLPVYILLDTSGSMRGEPIHSVNVGIQAMLNALKQDPYALESVHISIITFDNEAREHIPLTALENFQFTDIEVPSAGGTFMGAGLELLIELVDRDVKRSTEDQKGDWRPLVFLMTDGSPSDAYAYTQAIGEIKKRPFGSIIACAAGPKAKHEYLTQLTDQVVSLDTLDSTAFSSFFKWVSASVSIGSSSAGIADTQSTLPPPPPEIQLVL
- a CDS encoding PP2C family serine/threonine-protein phosphatase, whose amino-acid sequence is MTNNTRALLTAGLSNVTPRLSELELSHLEKQAEIQHILSRFSQELNEKVQQLNAPPPLSPESIDQAEPVSKTTSVDEIMPAATESDITADNNPPTTFAQNDNEAPLEIALVAEDIIICINSEANTAAEMSEPPPTEVAVPISPLRPGQVPVQSAVPATAPKEASMPKVNFAFANARVGTAYLSRIDASSHYGEPVTVQEIKFSHDIGISFNPETQELYGTPSIDGDYQLFIKWTIDGKSSHTSEALMIVNPDPRSLWKIIEPPADDKYFKSNTDHQMIDQDGVKIAAASRRGRSHEHVGSFRDDDFFISHDSETDWSIMIVADGAGSAQNSRRGSQLASQTAGSYLSKQMQGELGQKLKSLIQDWQPESQKQIGPLFSDLYRNAAKLAVNAIESEAIDMAQTTKSYSTTLLATVSIRINDELFAAAFWMGDGAIAAYGPVGKVRLLGMPDSGEYAGQTRFLDNDAINDSSFNNRIMIGKWTEITHLILMTDGVSDPYFETDNGLISSDKWDLLVNEILPCLQSDQAAEKLTEWLNFFSPGNHDDRTIAVSW
- a CDS encoding TerD family protein, with product MGVSLSKGGNVSLSKADPQMTRVLIGLGWDDRSTDGADFDLDASAFLLSANGKVRGDNDFIFYNNLKSNCGSVEHTGDNRTGDGDGDDESLKINLASIPADVEKVVFTVTIHDAESRRQNFGQVANAFIRVVNELTNIEIARYDLSEDASTETAMVFGELYRHNGEFKFRAVGQGYAGGLAAMATQYGIQVG
- a CDS encoding helix-hairpin-helix domain-containing protein produces the protein MANIITCKTVDGKTVQYVDNIIGSGAMKDVYFSPDKSYVVAFYKTQQDAQAVDRIQMITGRFKQSIFEQVGGEYWKDLFCWPTDMIEHNGKLGIVVPTYQSHFFFKYGSKNDDFLAIKGREKEGKWFASANNQNKFLDPRERGNTLNYLKVCILLARAVRRMHAAGLCHSDLSYKNVLIDPEQGHACVIDIDGLVVPGKYPPDVVGTPDFIAPEVVKTSHLPKEDKNRFLPSILTDRHALSVLIYMYLFYRHPLRGGKIHDIDDELRDESLSMGEKALFIENPTDRSNAVKMNQVKASSLPWADTNKLPYTLMGPYLSALFEKAFITGLHEPSKRPTADEWETALVKTVDLIQPCQNQACEQKWYVFSGKTQPCCPYCGTPYKGKLPILNLYSSRKEGSFRPDDHRLMVWTGQSIYQWHVNRLIAPNERTTAEQKKRVGYFQFHNNQWWLVNEGIKELLVLPDKRQIAIGDKLELTDGLQFVLSTEEGGRLVVVQMVDN
- a CDS encoding tellurite resistance TerB family protein, with amino-acid sequence MLDKLKAVIQSGKETLTKEIGKFKNRAFMEATVAGCALVAAADGTVSSEEKQKMATFIKNSDELKVFDMADVIAFFNKTVSSFEFDHAIGEAEALKTVGKLRTNVDAARLMIRVCIAVGASDGNFDESEQKVVRQMAKELNLDPQDFGL
- a CDS encoding TerD family protein, yielding MAVSLSKGQGVSLKKNEFDLSSVTIGLGWDINEEKKGFFGSLMGKKSEDYDLDVAAFLCDENGKVRDLGNETNGRPTLINGDIVFFNSQKHKSGQIWLTGDNRTGEGDGDDEQIIAKLNTLSPEYAKIVFIVQIYKGQELKQNFGKVKNAYIRAVDAKNVEMARFNLSGGAEYANQCSLLFAELVREDSGWKLNAIGEPSPSDSFVSYLKDYV
- a CDS encoding TerD family protein; translated protein: MAVSLSKGGNVSLTKEAPTMTKAMIGLGWDTRVTDGADFDLDASVFMVNEAGKVISDSGFIFFNNKTSPCGSVVHQGDNRTGEGDGDDEKVLITLDKVPEDVKKLVFSVTIHEAEKLKQNFGMVSSAYMRVVNNDNSQEIARFDLSEDASTETAMIFGELYKHGAEWKFKAIGQGFAGGLAALAIQYGVNI